In a genomic window of Macrobrachium rosenbergii isolate ZJJX-2024 chromosome 44, ASM4041242v1, whole genome shotgun sequence:
- the LOC136829328 gene encoding ankyrin repeat and MYND domain-containing protein 2 produces the protein MSENDKTPPPEIIALVAINEVQSIKTLLLKGEGKVTDVDTNGMTPLHHAAFKGNAELCKLFLDHGADVNDDSHDHKYAPLHFAALSGDIETVQLLLENNARPYHVNTLGRTAAQMAAFVGNHAVVALINNYIPLKDVSYYASPQGLNTEPKLLPTMVKPLYNLILQVNLHPVKIALTVDKSKDLQVNISKAVEVLNLMREKENKRPENVNEIICIKLHYLAYVLKTLEKENKKITNEMSEDKKTSVYESIIKKWLRARPSDGFEEHLEFYIRDAIKSFPHPEMPLFMQLVQNLSGSRVGDSWALGTLSGCINGQRAFHDEQGCIACGDESKTIKKCSKCKTARYCSAICQKLHWGSHKKFCETIYLEKKKGQEELEKEKEKENQKQQHVEELKNDEEKENEENSKVPVDNKESEKNTT, from the exons GAAATTATTGCTTTAGTGGCAATAAACGAAGTGCAGAGCATTAAAACCCTCCTCTTGAAGGGTGAAGGCAAAGTCACAGATGTAGACACTAATGGGATGACACCTCTGCATCATGCGGCGTTCAAAGGGAATGCGGAACTATGCAAGCTATTTCTCGATCAC GGAGCAGATGTAAATGATGATAGCCATGATCATAAATATGCACCTCTTCATTTTGCTGCTCTTTCGGGAGATATTGAGACTGTACAACTTCTTCTGGAGAACAATGCAAGGCCATACCATGTTAATACCTTGGGCAGGACTGCCGCTCAGATGGCTGCATTTGTTGGAAACCATGCTGTTGTGGcactgataaataattatattcctCTGAAGGATGTTTCATATTATGCATCTCCTCAGGGATTAAACACAGAGCCCAAATTATTGCCAACCATGGTGAAACCTCTTTATAATCTAATTTTGCAG GTGAATTTGCATCCTGTTAAAATTGCATTGACAGTTGATAAATCCAAGGATCTGCAAGTAAACATTTCCAAGGCAGTGGAAGTCTTGAATTTGATGCGAGAAAAGGAGAATAAGCGCCCTGAAAATGTTAATGAG ataatttgCATCAAACTGCATTACCTTGCATATGTTTTGAAGACtttggagaaagaaaataagaagataacAAATGAAATGTCTGAAGACAAGAAGACATCAGTGTATGAAAGCATCATTAAAAAATGGCTTCGAGCACGTCCTTCAGATGGGTTTGAAGAGCACTTAGAATTTTATATTCGTGATGCCATTAAATCTTTTCCACATCCTGAAATGCCCTTATTTATGCAGTTAGTCCAAAATCTTTCAGGATCCAGGGTGGGTGACTCCTGGGCCTTAGGGACTTTAAGTGGTTGCATAAATGGACAAAGAGCATTCCATGATGAACAAGGATGCATAGCTTGTGGAGATGAGTCCAAAACTATCAAGAAATGTTCAAAGTGTAAAACTGCACGATACTGTAGTGCTATTTGCCAAAAGTTGCATTGGGGTAGCCATAAGAAATTTTGCGAAACtatttatttagaaaagaaaaagggtcAAGAGGaattagagaaagagaaggaaaaggaaaaccaaaagcaGCAACATGTAGAAGAATTGAAGaatgatgaagaaaaggaaaatgaggaaaactcAAAAGTACCAGTTGACAATAAAGAGAGTGAAAAGAATACAACCTGA